The proteins below are encoded in one region of Campylobacter rectus:
- a CDS encoding tetratricopeptide repeat protein has product MKKITVFGLMLISALAIDNPMADILKDYENKCNAGDEMACGVAGGVYDFAFEAYGVKQDYGKAMKFYKKGCDNGNYRSCNNLGFMYENEKGVKRDYKKAFELYTKSCDIGNDALGCRNLGFLYINKHVSGINEKQAFLEGIGRVKKSCDITPDFTACRFLGDVYLELNEKNDAMKYYQRACTAGATDNVVQSFEEGVKLWQLTCGMYELLKQGSR; this is encoded by the coding sequence ATGAAAAAAATTACGGTTTTTGGTCTGATGTTAATAAGCGCTTTGGCGATAGACAATCCGATGGCAGATATACTAAAGGACTATGAAAACAAGTGTAATGCCGGAGACGAGATGGCGTGCGGCGTGGCGGGTGGAGTTTATGATTTTGCCTTTGAGGCGTACGGGGTAAAGCAAGACTACGGCAAGGCGATGAAATTTTATAAAAAGGGTTGCGATAATGGAAACTACAGGTCGTGCAATAATCTAGGCTTTATGTACGAAAATGAAAAAGGCGTAAAGCGGGACTACAAAAAAGCGTTTGAGTTATATACTAAGTCTTGCGACATCGGAAACGACGCGCTCGGTTGTAGAAATCTCGGATTTTTGTATATCAATAAGCATGTTTCAGGCATAAATGAGAAGCAAGCGTTTTTGGAAGGAATTGGGCGTGTTAAAAAAAGCTGCGACATCACGCCGGATTTTACTGCTTGCAGATTTTTGGGCGATGTATACTTAGAATTAAATGAGAAAAACGACGCAATGAAATATTATCAAAGAGCATGTACTGCCGGGGCTACCGATAATGTTGTTCAATCTTTTGAAGAAGGCGTTAAGCTTTGGCAACTAACCTGCGGAATGTACGAACTTTTAAAGCAAGGCTCAAGGTAA
- a CDS encoding YbaK/prolyl-tRNA synthetase associated domain-containing protein: MSEQIFEKLKELLSTQNADFRAVSHASAKTSAEVAVARGTELGQGAKALVCVVKGGVAKRYVLAVLPADYKADLQLIAQALGGTRASLASPDEVIRLTDCIFGSVPPFSFHEELELIADPSLFVRYAELAFNAGLLDRSIILNTKDYERIARPRLVKFATTE, encoded by the coding sequence ATGTCGGAGCAAATTTTCGAGAAATTAAAAGAGCTGCTAAGCACGCAAAATGCGGACTTCCGCGCGGTATCTCACGCTAGCGCTAAAACCTCGGCCGAGGTCGCCGTAGCGCGCGGAACGGAGCTAGGGCAGGGGGCTAAGGCGCTCGTTTGCGTCGTAAAAGGCGGGGTCGCTAAACGATATGTTTTAGCCGTACTGCCGGCGGATTACAAGGCTGATTTACAGCTCATCGCACAGGCGCTTGGCGGCACTAGAGCAAGCCTAGCAAGCCCCGATGAGGTCATACGACTAACCGACTGCATCTTTGGTAGCGTTCCGCCGTTTAGCTTTCATGAGGAGCTAGAGCTGATCGCCGATCCGAGCCTGTTTGTGCGCTATGCAGAGCTCGCCTTTAATGCAGGCTTACTGGATCGCTCTATCATTTTAAACACGAAAGATTATGAACGCATCGCACGGCCGAGATTGGTCAAATTTGCAACGACGGAGTGA
- the rplD gene encoding 50S ribosomal protein L4, whose protein sequence is MSKVCVLNEKFEKASELDLPANYAQINPHNLYLYVKSYLSGMRSNSAHTKTRAFVSGGGKKPWRQKGRGGARAGSTRTNVWVGGAVAFGPSNERNYFQKVNKKQKRLALEFALNEKANAGKIFAVDSIEIASGKTKDAAKVISALNLRDALVVKDLLDDNTLLAFRNLSNCYLIDASEINAYLVATYGAIVIEKAALESIIKEG, encoded by the coding sequence ATGAGTAAAGTTTGCGTATTAAACGAAAAATTTGAAAAAGCTAGCGAGCTTGATCTGCCGGCTAATTACGCCCAGATCAACCCTCACAACCTATATCTTTACGTTAAGTCTTATTTGTCCGGTATGCGTTCAAATTCGGCTCACACCAAAACCAGAGCTTTCGTAAGCGGCGGCGGTAAAAAACCGTGGAGACAAAAAGGTCGCGGCGGCGCTAGAGCGGGCTCAACCAGAACTAACGTCTGGGTAGGCGGCGCAGTGGCGTTTGGTCCGAGCAACGAGCGAAACTATTTCCAAAAGGTCAATAAAAAGCAAAAAAGATTGGCGCTTGAGTTCGCGCTAAACGAAAAAGCTAACGCGGGTAAAATTTTCGCGGTAGATAGCATAGAGATCGCAAGCGGTAAGACTAAAGACGCTGCTAAAGTAATCAGCGCGTTAAATTTGAGAGACGCTTTGGTCGTAAAAGATCTGCTTGACGACAACACGCTATTGGCGTTTAGAAATTTATCAAACTGCTATCTAATCGATGCGAGCGAGATAAACGCTTATTTAGTGGCGACTTACGGTGCCATCGTTATCGAGAAGGCCGCACTTGAATCTATAATAAAAGAGGGCTGA
- a CDS encoding 50S ribosomal protein L23, translating to MADITDIKTILYTEKTLGLQEQGVVVIQTSPKMTKNRLKEILKEYFGVTPLRVNSLRIDGKVKRFKGREGQRSEIKKFYVKLPEGSSLENVEA from the coding sequence ATGGCAGATATAACTGATATCAAAACGATTTTATATACGGAAAAAACTCTCGGTCTTCAAGAGCAAGGCGTGGTCGTCATACAAACTTCGCCTAAGATGACTAAAAACAGGCTGAAAGAAATTTTGAAAGAGTATTTTGGAGTAACGCCGCTTCGCGTAAATTCGCTTAGAATCGACGGAAAAGTTAAGCGTTTCAAAGGAAGAGAAGGACAACGAAGCGAGATAAAGAAATTTTACGTTAAGTTGCCTGAAGGCTCAAGCCTAGAAAATGTGGAGGCGTAA
- a CDS encoding ribonuclease HII, which yields MKNKSNAQICGIDEAGRGALAGPLAVAACVLKREIAGPNDSKKLTAKRREELFGQIAGNSEFLIAYFSNEQIDELGLSECLRRALRLFKSHFAGCEPLYDGNANYGTGVKTMVGADGKVAQVSAASILAKVSRDVLMRAWDGVHGGYGYAAHKGYGTKAHLDAIARLGDSPLQRRSFRVKSFEKGLFDE from the coding sequence ATGAAAAACAAATCTAACGCCCAAATCTGCGGTATCGACGAGGCCGGTCGCGGTGCGCTGGCAGGGCCTTTAGCTGTAGCTGCGTGCGTGCTAAAGCGCGAGATAGCGGGACCAAACGACTCAAAAAAACTGACGGCGAAGCGACGAGAGGAGCTGTTTGGCCAGATCGCGGGAAACTCGGAATTTCTTATCGCGTATTTTTCAAACGAGCAAATCGACGAGCTGGGGCTTAGCGAGTGTCTTAGGCGCGCGCTACGGCTGTTTAAGTCGCATTTTGCAGGCTGCGAGCCGCTCTACGACGGCAACGCAAACTACGGTACGGGCGTAAAAACCATGGTCGGAGCCGACGGCAAAGTCGCGCAGGTAAGTGCAGCCAGCATCCTAGCCAAAGTAAGCCGCGACGTACTGATGAGAGCGTGGGACGGCGTGCACGGCGGCTACGGATACGCCGCGCATAAGGGCTACGGCACGAAGGCGCATCTGGACGCGATCGCGAGGCTGGGCGACTCGCCGCTGCAAAGGCGCAGCTTTCGCGTGAAAAGCTTTGAGAAAGGGCTGTTTGACGAGTGA
- the rplC gene encoding 50S ribosomal protein L3, translating to MEYIVEKIGMSRTVNNPSIPVTLLKVVNAKVCEVSECGSAIVAYAKGKAKNKAIEGQQKKYSLTAEFNKFATLQVANKEAGDLDFSPLSSAKILKVSFSSKGKGYQGVVKRHGFGGGPKSHGSRFHKRHGSIGNREWPGRVQPGMKMAGHTGNEKVTVKNEIVSFDAENGILVLKGSVAGYNGAMGRIRIVK from the coding sequence ATGGAATATATCGTAGAAAAAATAGGCATGAGCAGAACGGTAAATAACCCAAGCATCCCCGTTACGCTTCTAAAGGTCGTAAACGCTAAAGTTTGCGAAGTGAGCGAATGCGGTAGCGCTATAGTAGCTTATGCTAAAGGTAAAGCAAAAAATAAAGCCATAGAGGGTCAGCAAAAAAAATATAGCCTAACGGCGGAATTTAATAAATTCGCAACCCTACAAGTCGCCAATAAAGAGGCGGGCGATCTTGATTTTAGTCCGCTTAGCTCGGCTAAAATTTTAAAAGTTAGCTTCAGCTCAAAAGGTAAAGGCTATCAAGGCGTCGTGAAAAGACACGGCTTTGGCGGCGGTCCGAAAAGTCACGGTTCTCGCTTCCACAAAAGACACGGCTCTATCGGTAACCGCGAGTGGCCGGGACGCGTTCAGCCTGGTATGAAAATGGCTGGACACACCGGAAACGAAAAAGTTACCGTTAAAAACGAGATCGTAAGCTTTGACGCCGAAAACGGAATTTTGGTTTTAAAAGGCAGCGTCGCTGGCTATAACGGCGCAATGGGCAGAATAAGGATAGTAAAATGA
- the rplB gene encoding 50S ribosomal protein L2, giving the protein MAIKTYKPYTPSRRFMTGLSSEDITAKPSVRSLLVKIPVSGGRNSNGRITSRHKEGGAKKLYRIIDFKRRKFGIEGKVEAIEYDPNRNCRIALIAYKDGEKRYIIRPNGLNVGDTVAAAEAGLDIKPGNAMKLRNIPVGTIVHNVELKPGKGAQMARSAGGYAQLMGKEEKYVMLRLPSGEMRQVLAECMASIGVVGNEDWANVTIGKAGRNRHRGIRPQTRGSAMNPVDHPHGGGEGKKNSGRHPVTPWGKPTKGAKTRRKKASDKLIISRRKGK; this is encoded by the coding sequence ATGGCGATAAAAACCTATAAACCTTATACACCTAGCCGCAGATTTATGACGGGCTTATCGAGCGAGGATATCACCGCTAAACCTAGCGTGAGAAGCTTGCTTGTAAAGATCCCTGTAAGCGGCGGTAGAAATAGCAACGGAAGAATAACTTCCAGACATAAAGAAGGCGGAGCGAAGAAACTTTATAGAATCATCGACTTTAAACGCCGCAAATTCGGTATCGAAGGTAAAGTCGAAGCTATCGAGTATGATCCGAACAGAAACTGCCGCATCGCGCTTATCGCTTATAAAGACGGCGAAAAACGCTATATCATCAGACCAAACGGGCTAAACGTTGGCGATACCGTAGCGGCAGCCGAGGCGGGCCTAGACATAAAACCCGGCAATGCGATGAAACTAAGAAACATCCCGGTGGGTACTATCGTGCACAACGTGGAGCTAAAGCCAGGTAAGGGCGCTCAGATGGCTCGTTCAGCCGGCGGTTACGCTCAGTTAATGGGTAAAGAGGAAAAATACGTAATGCTTCGTTTGCCAAGCGGCGAAATGAGACAAGTGCTCGCAGAGTGCATGGCTAGTATCGGCGTAGTCGGTAACGAAGATTGGGCCAACGTAACTATCGGTAAAGCCGGACGTAATCGCCACAGAGGTATCCGTCCTCAAACTCGCGGTTCTGCGATGAACCCGGTAGATCACCCGCACGGCGGTGGTGAGGGCAAGAAAAACTCGGGCCGTCATCCTGTTACTCCATGGGGTAAACCGACCAAAGGTGCTAAGACTCGCCGCAAGAAGGCTAGCGATAAGCTTATAATTTCAAGAAGGAAAGGTAAATAG
- the rpsJ gene encoding 30S ribosomal protein S10: protein MERIRLKLKAYDHRVLDRTVAAIVEAVKRTGADVRGPVPMPTKIKRYTVLKSPHINKDSREQFEMRIHARMLDIVAATPDTVDSLTKLDLAPEVNVEVRAMGK, encoded by the coding sequence ATGGAAAGAATTAGGCTTAAGCTTAAAGCTTATGACCATAGAGTTCTCGACCGCACAGTTGCAGCCATAGTAGAAGCTGTCAAACGAACGGGCGCCGACGTCAGAGGTCCGGTGCCGATGCCTACGAAGATCAAACGCTACACGGTCTTAAAATCACCACACATCAACAAAGACTCACGCGAGCAGTTTGAAATGAGAATTCACGCTAGAATGCTAGATATCGTAGCGGCTACGCCCGATACCGTCGACTCGCTAACAAAGCTTGACTTAGCCCCTGAGGTTAATGTCGAAGTCCGCGCGATGGGCAAATAA
- a CDS encoding pyridoxamine 5'-phosphate oxidase family protein — translation MRRKDRELSAQDGLAIIDASEYGTISCIADDGEIFSVPVSVVREGASLFLHGAPAGTKAKLLNGGKEATLVCVSYARVPVLTDEQLDAIKDDGKALAAKVFTTEYKSAVAKVKAYLVTDEVARLHALRLLCEKYTPAYMSAFDVAAAHGLKATNIYELKIESITAKAKIIRD, via the coding sequence ATGAGACGAAAAGATAGAGAATTAAGCGCGCAAGACGGGCTTGCGATCATCGATGCGAGCGAATACGGCACGATCTCTTGTATCGCGGATGACGGCGAGATATTTAGCGTACCCGTTTCGGTCGTGCGCGAGGGCGCGAGCCTATTTTTACACGGCGCACCCGCAGGCACCAAGGCAAAGCTGCTAAACGGTGGCAAAGAGGCGACGCTGGTTTGCGTTAGCTATGCGCGGGTGCCGGTTCTAACGGACGAGCAGCTGGACGCGATCAAGGATGACGGCAAGGCGCTTGCTGCGAAAGTTTTCACGACCGAATACAAATCCGCCGTCGCCAAAGTAAAGGCTTATCTCGTGACGGACGAGGTAGCGCGGCTGCACGCGCTGAGGCTGCTTTGCGAAAAATACACGCCGGCGTATATGAGCGCATTTGACGTCGCGGCGGCTCATGGACTAAAAGCGACGAATATCTACGAGCTAAAAATCGAAAGCATAACGGCGAAAGCAAAAATCATTCGGGACTGA
- a CDS encoding TonB-dependent receptor domain-containing protein, with product MSKFSVIAAAVLFGACSALAQTGDSGAKFKRTDSNATESVKLDMVSVTANRSETDVAKYAGQVSVLNQSDLIKSPSVIDALGSVPGVMLGNDYGRQVGQYYNIRGFGYQSEARVIIEQDGIKRSPSLFSNQISSFRVDNDLLKRVEVVKGASSVLHGSGAVGGIVSMRTKDVSDFINSGSNYGVTIGHRQESNHMSSNRAAIAAKPVENFGILLYGKHADFGKIKMAKDGKRSGVKYAANDEQINTVFAKTEWAITDEHALEASVFNYHEKFSSFPWQSLYWSEDEELPTSGRLKQRDYSITYKYTPLNNRWINLSAQYYNAKALNHRIRTGFDRGTPVYIDYKNKDDRWGVRLKNESLFNTGWLEHRLVTGIDYEHRKEDAIFWFNGKLNDFGSFPNFYKDLGIYTQDVFNIGRFEFTLGGRFDKFKRGIKVGDRNSYSESRFSPKLGLAYEIFDGINLLAGYAETFRGPTPNETSSAGPLNPHYWYIPNPSLKPEIAKEYEVGFSIDKQGLAGNDELYFKATYYDGNVKDMINLKAKPSNPPFDPDAKFRRYGMYENVDNAKRRGIEIESKYAINNLTFSLGYDHTKIYDKATKKILTVYADKLTLGAMYRYEPWGLSLGGDMTHWFKPNNDEKYFIVRGKKYENVDETFTIVNFKGKWEPKNFDSYLLNKGLKISFGVNNIFNKEYIFANGLKKTSRVGKGRNFYVDFEKTF from the coding sequence ATGAGTAAATTTAGTGTTATCGCAGCTGCGGTTTTGTTTGGAGCGTGCTCGGCTCTCGCGCAAACGGGAGATTCGGGCGCCAAGTTTAAGCGCACCGATAGCAATGCGACCGAATCTGTAAAGCTCGATATGGTTTCGGTCACGGCAAACAGGAGCGAAACCGACGTCGCTAAATACGCCGGCCAGGTTAGTGTTTTAAATCAAAGCGACTTGATAAAATCGCCGTCTGTCATCGACGCTCTGGGCTCTGTGCCCGGTGTTATGCTTGGAAACGACTACGGCAGGCAAGTTGGCCAATACTACAACATCCGCGGTTTCGGCTACCAAAGCGAAGCGCGCGTCATCATCGAACAAGATGGCATCAAGCGCTCGCCTTCGCTTTTTTCAAATCAAATTTCAAGCTTTCGCGTGGATAACGACCTGCTAAAGCGTGTCGAGGTCGTAAAGGGCGCTAGCTCGGTTTTGCACGGTAGCGGCGCAGTTGGCGGTATCGTGAGCATGAGGACTAAAGATGTGAGTGACTTTATAAACTCCGGCAGCAACTATGGCGTTACGATCGGCCATCGTCAAGAGAGCAACCATATGAGCTCAAATCGTGCTGCTATTGCAGCCAAGCCGGTAGAAAATTTCGGAATTTTGCTTTACGGTAAGCACGCGGACTTCGGCAAAATAAAGATGGCTAAAGACGGCAAGCGTTCGGGTGTGAAATATGCAGCGAATGACGAGCAGATAAACACCGTCTTCGCTAAGACAGAGTGGGCGATAACCGACGAACACGCTTTGGAGGCCAGTGTATTTAATTATCACGAAAAATTCTCCTCTTTTCCTTGGCAGTCGCTTTACTGGAGTGAGGATGAAGAGTTGCCTACTTCAGGACGGCTAAAACAGCGAGATTACAGCATAACGTATAAATATACTCCGCTCAATAACAGATGGATAAATCTTTCCGCTCAGTATTACAACGCTAAAGCGCTAAATCATAGGATTAGAACTGGCTTTGATAGAGGCACTCCAGTCTATATCGACTATAAAAACAAAGATGACAGATGGGGCGTCAGGCTTAAAAATGAAAGTCTATTTAACACGGGTTGGCTGGAGCATAGACTAGTTACTGGTATCGACTATGAGCATAGAAAAGAGGATGCGATATTTTGGTTTAACGGCAAGCTTAACGATTTCGGTTCGTTTCCGAATTTTTATAAAGACCTCGGCATCTATACACAAGACGTATTTAACATAGGCAGATTCGAATTTACTCTCGGCGGTAGATTTGATAAATTTAAACGTGGGATTAAAGTCGGCGACCGTAACTCCTACTCCGAGTCGAGATTTTCTCCGAAACTGGGCCTTGCATATGAAATCTTTGATGGTATAAATTTGCTCGCAGGATATGCCGAAACCTTTAGAGGGCCTACTCCGAACGAAACCTCGTCGGCAGGTCCGCTAAATCCGCACTACTGGTATATCCCAAATCCAAGCCTAAAGCCTGAGATAGCCAAAGAGTACGAGGTAGGCTTTTCTATCGACAAACAAGGTCTTGCGGGTAATGACGAGCTATACTTTAAGGCCACCTACTACGACGGTAATGTCAAGGATATGATAAATTTAAAAGCGAAGCCGAGTAATCCGCCATTTGATCCGGATGCGAAATTTAGGCGCTACGGAATGTATGAAAACGTAGATAACGCAAAGCGTAGAGGTATCGAGATCGAATCCAAATACGCTATAAACAATCTTACGTTTTCGCTCGGATACGACCACACGAAAATTTACGACAAAGCGACTAAAAAAATACTCACCGTCTATGCAGACAAGCTAACTTTGGGTGCTATGTATAGATATGAGCCATGGGGGCTGAGCCTTGGAGGTGATATGACGCATTGGTTTAAGCCTAATAACGATGAGAAATATTTCATCGTACGCGGTAAAAAATACGAAAATGTAGACGAGACCTTTACCATTGTAAATTTCAAGGGTAAATGGGAACCTAAAAATTTCGACAGCTATTTGCTAAACAAAGGGCTTAAAATCAGCTTTGGTGTGAATAACATCTTTAACAAAGAATATATATTCGCAAACGGACTTAAGAAAACTAGCAGAGTTGGCAAAGGCAGAAACTTCTACGTAGATTTTGAAAAGACGTTTTAA
- a CDS encoding DUF5339 family protein: protein MKKSLLVVAALGIMGVSASAADLAPACEEYFKLVDQFVEKTKDNPQMAAMKSTYESQKAQFAQLPKDAQEAACKPALEQMKQVIATLPK from the coding sequence ATGAAAAAGTCATTGTTAGTAGTTGCCGCTCTTGGCATAATGGGCGTTAGCGCATCTGCGGCAGATCTTGCGCCCGCTTGCGAGGAGTATTTCAAGCTAGTTGATCAATTTGTCGAAAAAACAAAAGACAACCCGCAAATGGCAGCTATGAAATCTACTTACGAGAGCCAAAAAGCTCAGTTTGCCCAGCTTCCAAAAGATGCTCAAGAGGCGGCTTGCAAACCCGCTCTTGAACAAATGAAACAAGTTATAGCTACATTACCTAAGTGA
- a CDS encoding replication-associated recombination protein A translates to MQNFALKFRPRSLDEICGQRELVGVFKKFIENKKIPHSIFYGPAGCGKTSFARVVARSMEYDFYEFDGGNLKIEEFRKILKNHENALSKPLFFIDEIHRLSKTQQEALLIPMENYRAAIIGASTENPYFTLSSGIRSRSMLFEFKPLASEDFEKLLERVRGEVKFDISDEAKAYLIKSSGGDARGLLNLLEFAVSLGEEITLANLKTLRANAVSEGVSEDDVHYGLASAFIKSLRGSDENAVIYYLARLIDAGESADFIARRMAIFASEDIGNANPNALNLAANALAAVSKIGFPEARIILAQCAMYLAHSPKSNSSYKAINAALAYVKTEQPLAIPPYLINTAPEAKDYLYPHSFGGWVEQKYLERPLKFYESNGIGFEKTLDEWLAKIKSKR, encoded by the coding sequence TTGCAAAATTTCGCCTTGAAATTTCGCCCGCGCAGTTTAGACGAGATCTGCGGACAGCGCGAGCTGGTGGGCGTTTTTAAAAAATTTATCGAAAATAAAAAAATCCCGCACAGTATATTTTACGGGCCTGCAGGCTGTGGCAAGACGAGCTTCGCTCGCGTCGTCGCGCGGTCGATGGAGTATGATTTTTACGAATTTGACGGCGGAAATCTCAAGATCGAGGAGTTTCGCAAAATCCTAAAAAATCACGAAAATGCGCTTTCTAAGCCGCTATTTTTCATCGACGAGATCCACCGCCTCAGCAAAACGCAGCAAGAAGCCCTGCTGATACCGATGGAAAACTACCGCGCCGCCATCATCGGAGCCAGCACGGAAAATCCATATTTCACGCTAAGCTCGGGTATCCGCAGTCGTTCGATGCTATTTGAGTTTAAACCGCTTGCGAGCGAGGATTTTGAAAAACTGCTTGAGCGCGTGAGGGGCGAGGTTAAATTTGACATCTCAGACGAAGCCAAGGCCTATCTCATAAAAAGTAGCGGCGGAGACGCGCGCGGGCTGTTAAATTTGCTCGAATTTGCCGTGAGTCTGGGCGAAGAAATAACGTTAGCGAATTTAAAAACACTGCGAGCTAACGCCGTTAGCGAAGGAGTTAGCGAGGACGACGTGCATTACGGGCTGGCGAGTGCATTTATAAAAAGCCTGCGGGGAAGTGACGAAAATGCCGTCATATACTATCTAGCGCGGCTTATCGACGCTGGCGAGAGCGCTGATTTTATCGCGCGAAGGATGGCGATATTTGCCAGCGAGGACATCGGTAACGCTAACCCTAACGCGTTAAATTTAGCCGCTAACGCGCTTGCCGCCGTTAGCAAGATCGGCTTCCCCGAGGCGCGCATAATCCTCGCTCAATGCGCGATGTATCTGGCTCACTCGCCAAAGTCAAATTCCAGCTACAAAGCCATAAACGCCGCGCTAGCCTACGTAAAAACCGAGCAGCCGCTAGCCATCCCGCCATATCTCATCAACACCGCACCCGAGGCCAAGGACTATCTGTATCCGCATAGCTTCGGCGGCTGGGTAGAGCAAAAATACCTCGAAAGGCCGCTTAAATTTTACGAGAGCAACGGTATCGGCTTTGAAAAAACGCTGGACGAGTGGCTGGCAAAGATAAAGTCTAAAAGGTAA
- a CDS encoding ATP-binding protein has protein sequence MQILNALYQSPPKNIKFINRKFEITALKTLIKGGIGSGKTSLITGFLAAYESKEFLYVNLGDLRIDADEILSNLPEFLRQNPQIKTLAIDDFEQRFQDKFELILELNLQNFIVASRFRDANLSGFSELNLDFLDYEEFIAFFSKKIDPETLFSHFLLHGRSPASAFGDAENVAVNLQIALKSSLSATQLAVLKECAKAQAQNVSVFEIFSTLKSARKISKDSVYGALSELENMSAVSLVEKFNEPNAAKRLYFNDFAFKSTLSLKKDFAKNFNNTVFCELAKFNEQIFYTKELDFFLPKRKLAIICSPFSDADLVFLRFKKLHANLKNLGINRLQAISVANSGETSIEGIKCEVAPFSRWALGI, from the coding sequence ATGCAAATTCTAAACGCGCTTTATCAAAGCCCGCCGAAAAATATCAAATTTATAAATAGAAAATTTGAGATCACCGCGCTAAAAACGCTGATAAAAGGCGGCATAGGAAGCGGCAAAACATCGCTGATCACAGGCTTTTTGGCCGCATACGAGAGCAAAGAATTTTTGTATGTAAATTTAGGCGACCTTCGCATAGATGCGGATGAGATTTTATCAAATTTGCCAGAGTTTTTACGCCAAAATCCGCAGATAAAAACTCTAGCGATCGATGATTTCGAGCAGAGATTTCAGGATAAATTTGAGCTGATTTTAGAGCTAAATTTACAAAATTTTATCGTCGCCTCGCGATTTAGAGATGCAAATTTGAGCGGTTTTAGCGAGCTAAATTTGGATTTTTTAGACTACGAGGAGTTTATCGCCTTTTTTTCAAAAAAGATCGATCCAGAGACGCTTTTTAGCCACTTTTTACTTCACGGCAGGAGCCCCGCGTCGGCCTTTGGCGACGCCGAAAACGTCGCGGTAAATCTGCAAATCGCGCTAAAATCGTCTCTATCCGCCACGCAGCTAGCAGTGCTAAAAGAGTGCGCGAAGGCTCAGGCGCAAAACGTGAGCGTTTTTGAGATTTTTAGCACGTTAAAATCCGCCCGAAAAATCTCAAAAGATAGCGTTTACGGCGCGCTTAGCGAGCTAGAAAACATGAGCGCGGTTAGCCTAGTGGAAAAATTTAATGAGCCAAACGCCGCAAAGAGGCTTTATTTTAATGACTTTGCTTTTAAAAGCACGCTAAGTCTAAAAAAGGACTTCGCTAAAAATTTTAACAACACGGTTTTTTGCGAGCTAGCCAAATTTAACGAGCAGATTTTTTATACAAAAGAGCTTGATTTTTTCCTGCCAAAAAGGAAACTTGCTATCATTTGCTCGCCGTTTAGCGATGCGGATTTGGTATTTTTAAGATTTAAAAAACTGCACGCAAATTTAAAAAATTTAGGTATAAATAGGCTACAAGCAATCAGCGTGGCAAACTCTGGCGAGACGAGCATAGAGGGCATAAAATGCGAGGTCGCGCCGTTTTCGCGCTGGGCGCTGGGAATATAA
- the ung gene encoding uracil-DNA glycosylase codes for MQIDKIQIEAGWKEALKEEFLSENFARVKENFLRAKAAGEVYPPNALIFNAFNLTPFSAVKVVILGQDPYHGAGQAMGLSFSVPRGVKIPPSLANIYKEIRDDLGIAEPNSGDLSYWARQGVLLLNATLSVSAGQANSHSNFGWQEFTDAAIRRLSECAENVVFMLWGNPAKAKIPLIDANKHLVLTAAHPSPLARGAFFGCRHFSKANLYLAEHGKAPIDWDLNNAV; via the coding sequence ATGCAAATCGATAAAATCCAAATCGAAGCCGGCTGGAAAGAGGCGCTAAAAGAGGAGTTTTTGAGCGAAAATTTCGCCCGCGTGAAGGAAAATTTCCTGCGAGCAAAGGCTGCGGGCGAGGTCTATCCGCCAAATGCGCTGATATTTAACGCCTTTAATCTCACGCCGTTTAGCGCCGTCAAGGTCGTGATCCTGGGCCAAGACCCATACCACGGTGCGGGGCAGGCGATGGGGCTAAGCTTTTCCGTGCCGCGCGGCGTCAAAATCCCGCCGAGCCTGGCCAACATCTATAAGGAGATCCGCGACGATCTGGGTATCGCGGAGCCAAACTCGGGCGATCTGAGCTACTGGGCGAGGCAGGGCGTGCTACTACTAAACGCGACGCTAAGCGTTAGCGCGGGGCAGGCCAACTCGCACTCGAATTTCGGTTGGCAGGAGTTCACGGACGCTGCTATCAGGAGGCTTAGCGAATGCGCCGAGAACGTCGTTTTCATGCTCTGGGGCAACCCCGCTAAGGCCAAAATCCCTCTCATTGACGCCAACAAACATCTCGTACTAACGGCGGCTCATCCAAGCCCGTTAGCGCGCGGCGCGTTTTTTGGTTGCAGGCACTTTTCAAAGGCGAATTTATATCTCGCCGAGCACGGCAAAGCGCCGATAGACTGGGATCTAAACAATGCGGTTTAG